From Chromatiales bacterium, one genomic window encodes:
- a CDS encoding phosphoenolpyruvate carboxykinase (GTP) codes for MTTSNTALRGWVDSVAALTKPARIHWCDGSEAEYLGLIAEMQKTGDLVALNQKTYPNCYLHRSNPSDVARVEHLTFVCTTDRDNAGPNNNWMAPDQAHQKMDGLFAGAMQGRTLYVIPYCMGPIDSPYSRCGVEITDSAYVAANMQLMTRMGKAALERIEREGTFVRGLHSTGDLDPNRRFIMHFPEELLIQSIGSGYGGNALLGKKCHALRIASWQARQEGWLAEHMLLVEIENPAGERYYIGAAFPSACGKTNLAMLIPPQSMAGWKVRTLGDDIAWLHLDDEGQLRAINPEAGYFGVVPGTGPTTNRNAYDMIRHDTIYTNVAMTADKEPWWEGKGDGKPAFDWQGRPYDAKNGPAAHPNSRFTVSARQGSSYSPLADDPKGVPISAIVFGGRRRELAPLVYQGKSWRHGVLMGAGVASETTAAATGAVGVTRRDPMAMKPFCGYNFGDYWKHWLSFEKRARKLPAVFHVNWFRQDDSGHFLWPGFGDNLRVIQWITERCSGKVGARETPIGFLPHSADIDSRGLELRPGALDALLKVDAAQWRAEMASIENYMKEFGERLPAELLEEHRRVVRDLG; via the coding sequence ATGACCACAAGTAATACCGCATTGCGCGGCTGGGTGGACTCGGTTGCTGCCCTGACGAAGCCGGCAAGAATTCACTGGTGCGACGGATCGGAGGCCGAATATCTCGGCCTGATCGCGGAGATGCAAAAGACCGGCGACCTCGTCGCCCTCAACCAGAAAACCTATCCGAACTGCTATTTGCATCGCTCCAACCCTTCAGACGTGGCGCGCGTCGAACACCTGACCTTTGTCTGCACCACAGACCGCGACAATGCCGGCCCCAACAACAACTGGATGGCTCCCGATCAGGCCCATCAGAAAATGGATGGCTTGTTCGCCGGCGCAATGCAGGGGCGGACGCTGTACGTGATCCCCTACTGCATGGGTCCGATAGATTCCCCCTATTCCCGCTGTGGCGTGGAGATTACCGACAGCGCCTACGTCGCCGCCAACATGCAACTCATGACGCGCATGGGCAAGGCCGCCCTTGAGCGCATTGAGCGCGAAGGAACATTTGTACGCGGGCTGCACTCGACCGGTGACCTGGACCCGAACCGCCGCTTCATCATGCATTTTCCGGAAGAGCTGCTGATCCAGAGCATCGGCTCGGGTTACGGTGGCAATGCGCTGCTCGGCAAGAAATGCCACGCGCTGCGCATCGCCAGCTGGCAGGCCCGCCAGGAAGGCTGGCTTGCAGAACACATGCTGCTGGTCGAGATCGAGAATCCGGCTGGCGAGCGCTACTACATCGGCGCCGCCTTTCCTTCAGCCTGTGGCAAAACCAATCTTGCAATGCTCATACCGCCGCAATCGATGGCTGGCTGGAAGGTACGCACGCTGGGCGATGACATCGCGTGGCTGCACCTCGACGACGAAGGCCAGCTTCGTGCTATCAACCCGGAAGCGGGCTACTTCGGCGTGGTACCGGGCACCGGGCCGACCACCAATCGCAACGCCTACGACATGATCCGGCACGACACGATTTATACCAACGTCGCGATGACCGCCGACAAGGAGCCCTGGTGGGAAGGCAAGGGTGATGGCAAGCCGGCCTTCGACTGGCAAGGCCGCCCTTACGATGCGAAGAATGGCCCGGCAGCGCACCCGAATTCCAGATTCACGGTATCGGCACGACAGGGTTCGAGTTACTCGCCGCTTGCAGACGACCCCAAAGGCGTGCCCATCAGCGCGATCGTCTTCGGTGGCCGTCGCCGCGAACTGGCGCCACTGGTCTATCAGGGAAAGAGCTGGCGTCATGGCGTATTGATGGGCGCGGGCGTCGCTTCCGAAACCACCGCAGCGGCCACGGGTGCGGTCGGTGTGACCCGGCGTGACCCGATGGCCATGAAGCCCTTCTGCGGCTACAACTTCGGTGACTACTGGAAGCACTGGCTGAGCTTTGAAAAGCGCGCCAGGAAGCTGCCAGCGGTATTCCACGTGAACTGGTTCCGGCAGGACGACAGCGGACATTTCCTGTGGCCGGGCTTTGGCGACAACCTGCGCGTCATTCAGTGGATAACGGAACGCTGTTCAGGCAAGGTCGGCGCGCGCGAGACACCGATCGGTTTCCTGCCGCACAGCGCGGATATCGACAGCCGCGGCCTTGAGCTCAGGCCGGGTGCGCTCGACGCGCTGCTAAAGGTCGATGCCGCCCAGTGGCGGGCAGAGATGGCGTCCATTGAGAACTACATGAAGGAATTCGGTGAGCGGCTGCCGGCAGAATTGCTGGAAGAGCATCGCCGGGTGGTCAGGGATCTCGGCTGA
- the tsaB gene encoding tRNA (adenosine(37)-N6)-threonylcarbamoyltransferase complex dimerization subunit type 1 TsaB, with amino-acid sequence MKDPHFCCLAVETATDFPSLALVHGTQIAVRVAEGLQTPSRAIYTWLQELLEETGTSLDQLDCLAFGAGPGSFTGVRVAAALVQALGFARQLPVVPVSTLAALAMAGFRASAGHPVACCLDARMGQVYFAVYAADDEFGVRSLQDDVLVQPEEISCTSLSSCFAAGPGWLAYPGLRERFAGVLTGLDAELRPSAADVAALAWPKFLRGQTLAPALALPNYLRDRVTS; translated from the coding sequence GTGAAGGATCCGCATTTTTGCTGCCTGGCTGTCGAGACGGCCACCGACTTCCCGAGCCTCGCGCTGGTACACGGAACGCAGATCGCCGTACGTGTGGCGGAGGGTCTGCAGACGCCATCTCGTGCGATCTACACCTGGCTTCAGGAACTGCTTGAAGAAACAGGCACCAGCCTGGATCAGCTTGATTGTCTGGCCTTTGGCGCCGGACCCGGGAGCTTTACGGGAGTGCGGGTCGCGGCAGCACTGGTGCAGGCTCTTGGTTTTGCGCGGCAGTTGCCTGTGGTACCGGTGTCGACGCTGGCCGCATTGGCGATGGCCGGATTCCGGGCTTCCGCGGGGCACCCGGTTGCCTGTTGTCTGGATGCGCGGATGGGGCAGGTCTATTTTGCAGTCTATGCAGCGGACGACGAGTTTGGTGTGCGCAGCCTGCAGGATGATGTGCTGGTGCAGCCGGAGGAAATCAGCTGTACCAGCTTGTCCTCATGCTTTGCGGCCGGGCCCGGCTGGCTTGCATATCCGGGATTGCGTGAACGGTTTGCCGGTGTGCTGACCGGGCTGGATGCGGAGTTGCGGCCGTCGGCGGCCGATGTTGCCGCACTGGCCTGGCCGAAGTTCCTGCGCGGCCAGACGCTTGCGCCGGCACTCGCACTGCCGAATTATCTGCGCGACCGGGTAACATCGTGA
- a CDS encoding disulfide bond formation protein B yields the protein MNIFSTVRGANTVGFLVCSALIVFALYAQQVLGLEPCPLCIFQRVAVICLGLLFLIAAVHDAGPRMRRFYAILIGLTALAGSGVAGRQLWLQALPPDRVPACGPGLDFMLEAFPVGEMLMTVLSGSGECAKVDWTLFGLSMPGWVLIALAVLGSCGVVLNWRGKGWPLRTG from the coding sequence ATGAATATCTTCAGTACGGTGCGGGGTGCAAACACGGTCGGGTTCCTGGTCTGTTCCGCGCTGATCGTCTTTGCCTTGTATGCGCAGCAGGTGCTGGGCCTTGAGCCCTGTCCGCTGTGTATCTTCCAGCGTGTTGCGGTGATCTGTCTCGGGCTCCTGTTTCTGATCGCTGCCGTACACGACGCCGGACCACGGATGCGGCGTTTCTACGCGATCCTGATCGGCCTGACGGCGCTGGCTGGCAGCGGTGTCGCCGGCCGGCAATTATGGTTGCAGGCCTTGCCACCCGACCGGGTGCCGGCCTGCGGTCCGGGCCTGGACTTCATGCTGGAGGCGTTTCCGGTCGGCGAGATGCTGATGACGGTGCTGTCCGGTTCCGGCGAGTGTGCCAAGGTCGACTGGACGCTGTTTGGCCTGAGCATGCCCGGCTGGGTGCTGATTGCGCTGGCCGTACTCGGAAGCTGCGGTGTCGTGCTGAACTGGCGTGGCAAAGGCTGGCCACTACGCACCGGCTGA
- a CDS encoding class I SAM-dependent methyltransferase has translation MAERRNTGKQSIAQNADLHEYYEKAVQCAESECEFVVDTFRQVRGRSPHKLREDFCGTASVACQWVSLGRSMHATGVDLDAAVLDWGRKRNVDRLKPSERGRLELLQADVTKVRATGFDAVAAFNFSYWIFKTRAQMLRYFRRVRRSLVKDGIFFLDAYGGYDAYRELRETTAHRGFTYVWHQEKYFPVTSEVLCHIGFRFPDGSRIDKAFTYDWRLWSLPELTELLGEAGFSKTTVWWEGTAKDGRGNGEFTPEAKGDADAGWVAYLVAEY, from the coding sequence ATGGCGGAGCGGAGAAATACGGGCAAGCAAAGCATCGCCCAGAATGCAGACCTGCATGAGTATTACGAGAAGGCTGTACAGTGTGCCGAGTCGGAATGCGAGTTTGTCGTGGATACTTTCCGGCAGGTCCGTGGCCGGTCGCCACACAAGCTGCGTGAGGATTTTTGCGGTACGGCAAGCGTGGCCTGCCAGTGGGTGAGTCTGGGTCGGTCCATGCATGCGACGGGCGTTGATCTGGATGCGGCCGTACTGGACTGGGGGCGGAAGCGAAATGTCGACCGGCTCAAGCCCTCGGAGCGGGGGCGGCTTGAGTTGCTTCAGGCCGACGTCACCAAAGTCCGTGCCACAGGCTTCGATGCGGTCGCTGCCTTCAATTTCAGTTACTGGATCTTCAAGACACGTGCACAGATGCTGCGGTATTTCCGCCGTGTCCGGCGTTCGCTGGTCAAGGATGGTATTTTCTTTCTGGATGCCTACGGTGGATACGACGCCTATCGCGAGCTTCGTGAAACGACCGCACATCGCGGCTTCACCTATGTATGGCATCAGGAAAAATACTTTCCCGTCACATCGGAAGTGCTGTGCCATATCGGATTCCGGTTTCCGGATGGTTCGCGGATAGACAAGGCATTCACCTATGACTGGCGCCTGTGGTCATTGCCGGAGTTGACAGAGCTGCTGGGGGAGGCAGGATTCTCGAAGACCACTGTCTGGTGGGAAGGAACTGCGAAGGATGGTCGCGGTAACGGGGAGTTCACACCTGAAGCGAAAGGTGATGCGGATGCCGGCTGGGTGGCCTATCTCGTGGCGGAGTATTGA
- a CDS encoding adenylate/guanylate cyclase domain-containing protein, whose product MTAAAEKKLSILFADVVGSTQLYEKLGDERARETVQQCLQVMKQATENFGGTVIKTMGDEAMSTFPSADDALNAANQMQQRISNTVRIDAQGTHVAIRIGCHYGAVQVEERDISGVAVHTANSMTSQAKAGQILTTSAVVEQLSPQWKALVRQIDVATPKGQSDEVAVFEVLWQPEEATNMLPSIDPAHRVPVTNARLYLRFRDQEVIVGDEGKATVTMGRADENDVVIKGNLISRIHARVDAARNRFVLVDESTNGTFIQQDGKEEIYLRRDSAVLTGSGVISMGRVASRGTPLAIEYSVES is encoded by the coding sequence GTGACTGCAGCTGCCGAAAAGAAGCTTTCGATACTGTTTGCAGACGTGGTCGGCAGCACCCAGCTATACGAGAAGCTCGGCGACGAACGAGCCCGCGAGACGGTCCAGCAGTGTCTGCAGGTGATGAAGCAGGCCACTGAGAACTTCGGCGGCACGGTCATCAAGACCATGGGCGACGAAGCCATGTCAACCTTTCCGTCTGCAGACGACGCCCTGAATGCGGCCAACCAGATGCAGCAGCGCATCAGCAATACGGTGCGCATCGACGCGCAGGGCACGCATGTTGCGATCCGCATCGGCTGTCACTACGGGGCGGTTCAGGTTGAGGAGCGGGATATTTCCGGTGTTGCGGTTCATACCGCCAACAGCATGACATCGCAGGCGAAGGCGGGACAGATTCTCACGACGAGCGCTGTAGTGGAGCAGTTGAGTCCGCAATGGAAGGCGCTGGTGCGCCAGATTGACGTTGCCACACCCAAGGGGCAGTCCGACGAAGTCGCTGTATTCGAGGTGCTTTGGCAGCCTGAAGAGGCAACCAACATGCTGCCGTCGATTGATCCGGCCCACCGGGTGCCGGTGACCAATGCGCGCCTGTATCTTCGTTTTCGTGATCAGGAAGTCATCGTTGGTGACGAGGGCAAGGCGACCGTCACTATGGGCCGGGCCGACGAAAACGATGTGGTCATAAAGGGAAACCTGATTTCGCGGATACACGCACGCGTGGACGCGGCGAGAAACAGGTTTGTACTCGTGGATGAAAGCACGAACGGGACTTTCATTCAGCAGGATGGCAAGGAAGAGATCTACCTGCGTCGCGACAGTGCGGTCCTGACCGGCAGCGGCGTGATCAGCATGGGGCGCGTCGCTTCCCGCGGAACACCGCTGGCCATCGAATACAGCGTGGAAAGCTGA